CCCGAAACCAGGCGAAGAAAAAGAGACGCCGTCGAACCAGGAAACGTAGTCGGAGGCAGCACCCTTTTGCCGCAGGTCATAGAAGGCCCAGAAATCACGACCCACATGATTGAATACCCCGTCGAGCATCAGCCGCATTCCCCGACGATGCACTTCTTCGGCAAAATCGGCAAAGGATTCGTTGGTTCCAAGGCGCCTATCGATATGGTAGAAGTCCACCGTATCATAGCCGTGGCTTGTCGATTCAAAGACAGGACCGAGAAGAATGGTATCAAAGCCCATCTCTCGTATGGGATCAAGCCAGTCGATGATTTTCAGGATTCGATGTTCCGCCGGAGATGAGAAATCGTTTCTATGAGGGGCCCCGCAAAATCCCATAGGAAAGATGTGATAGACCCGGGCCTCGTTCCACCAGCTGCTCATATGCTTCCTCCTTCTTACGAGTAGATCCCGTGGGAAAATTGTCTAACGGCCTCGCGTCGAACTCGGTCATCCAAACCCGTGTTTCCGTCGAGAAAAAGGGAAACATAGGTGTGGAGCATACCGAGAAAGGTAGCGGCAAAGGGCTTGCTCCGTCCTTTCATGTTGCCGTGATCTCCGGAGGCCAGGCGAAAAAGGGTTTCGAAGGTGCGGTACTGTTCTTCAAGCCACGGCTGTATGACAAGGCGCGCCTCACTCTTTATCGGAGCATGAATCATCGAAAGCATAAGCCGGGAAAAGAGCGGTTGTTTTTCGGCAAAGGAAAAAAAGCAAGCCGCAGCCTGGTCCAGGTTTTGGGGAAGATCGTGATGGTACGAGGCTGCGTGGGCCAAAGCCTCGTTCACTTCCTGAAACAAGGGAGCGATAAGCGCTTCCAGCAGCCCCCTTTTGCTGCCGAAATGGTGATAGAGACTTGGCTTTGTGATGCCTGCGGCATCGACGATCTCCTGAACGCCGACGGCATCATACCCACGTTCGGCAAAAAGTTTGAGGGCACAGGCACTAATAAGAGGGCGGCTACTCATAAGAGTAATATACCGATCGGTATATAGCTTGTCAAGATAGAATATTTGGTAAAAAGAGCCCCAGAAATACAAAAAAAGGCTTCATCCCTTCTTTCTATATATGTTGAGATTAACTCCGATTTTTTTCTTAAACAACCGGCTGAAGTAATGAGGATAATCAAATCCAAGTTCATAGGCTATTTCGTTAATAGTCATATCGGAGCCGAGAAGAAGGCTTTTGGCTTTTTCAAAAACCTGATAGAAAATATGCTCATGCGTAGTTTTCCCGGTTTCTTTTTTTAATAGATCACTCAAATAATGATCAGAATAATTCATCTGCTTCGCACAATTTTATGTATAATCGTCTTTATGCATTCCTGAACAGACTCTTCAACGGTAACGTCCAACGGAAGAATAGAGATACCGCTTCCTTCAAGAGCCTGAAGTTTGTTCATCTTTCGGGAAGCTCCATAAACAGTAAACCCGGCTTACTTAAGTAAAATCGACGTTTCCCTGCCGATCCCGGAAGATGCTCCGTTAATTAATACAACCTTCTCCATAAAAATCTCCTTATCATGAATGATGAACATAATTTGCTGAATCAAAAGGAATATCAAAATTCAATAAATGGAGATTATTCTACACATTTTACCGATCAAACAGTTCATTTTGATTGCTTTTCGCTTCAGTCCTTATATGAATCTATTGATACACGCACGAATAGTAACGTACATTAATATCATACAGACAAGCATGATTTTTCCGTTGATAAAAAATGAGGAGACATATATGAATTTGGCAGTCGCTCAGTTTCAACCCAAGGATGGAGATAAAACATATAATCTCTCTGTTATTGACGAATTGACAGGCAGAGCTAAAGCACAAAAAGCAAACCTGATAAGCTTTCACGAAATGTCCATTACAGCCTATACCCATACGAAGGATCTTGATCTGTATGCACTAAAAGCCCTTGCCGAAGAAGTTCCGGCTGGTTCCAGCACAAAAAAGCTGATGCAGATCTCCTCAAAACATGGGATTCCCATTTTGGCCGGACTGGTAGAGATTGAAGGCGATAAAATATACAATACGTATATTTGTGTTGACCAAAATCGGTTAGTTGCCAAATACAGAAAATTACATCCATTTATCAATACACATATGTCCCCGGGAGCGGGTTATGTATTATTTGATTTACTAGGTTGGAAGTGCGGGATTCTTATCTGCTATGATAATAATGTTATTGAAAATGTTAGAGCAACGGCCTTATTAGGAGCAGAAATCATTTTTGCACCTCATGTAACAGGATGCACTCCATCAGCCATGCCAGGCAGAGGATATGTAGAAGATTCAAAATGGCAAAATAGAAAAGAAGATCCCGTTTCGCTAAGAATGGAATTCGACGGCCCAAAGGGAAGAGGCTGGCTTATGAAGTGGTTACCCGCAAGAGCCTACGATAATGGAGTGTATTACGCTTTTACCAATCCTATAGGCTATGATGGAGAACATCTAAAATGTGGCAATTCCATGATTATCGACCCTTACGGTGAAATTCTTTCCGAGATCAGATCGTTCGATGATGATATTACAATAGCTAAAATTGTTAAGGACAAGATACAGCTTTCGGGAGGATATAGATACCGCAAGGCCCGCAGAACTGCATTATACAAAGATATTATTGGGCAGGAAAATCTCGGTACCACCAAACCCCAGTGGTTGAACAGCGACTGTTCTTCTTTATAGGAGAAGTTATTCCCGCGCTTACTCAATCCTATCAGCAAACTTTCGAATCCTTGATTTACGTCAATGCAGTACAGCGTTTTTCGTGCTACATATTGGCACAAGTTGATAAGGCTCAAGGAGGAATTGACATGGCAAAAGAGAACATCGATGAAGAATCAATACATACTGTTTCCATAATTGCCGGTATTAGTTTCAGTATTATGACCTTTGCGGCTTTTTTTGCTTCCGGGTTTGTATATGACAATCTCATTGTATCATATGATGCATTGACTACGGCACGTAATATTATTGAATCACAGTCCTTATTTCGCGCTGGATTATGTGGCTGGTTAATAATCATTGTCGCAGATGTCATCGTTGCATGGGCCTTCTACCTTTTTTTCAGCTGTACCGATAAAAAACTATCCCTCTTATCCTCCTGTCTCCGTTTTCTTTATGCCTGTATCCTTGCCATTGCTGTCTCCTGTCTCACTTTTGTAACCATTCTAAGCGATACCAATTTTGCTCGGTCAATGAACACGGAACAATTGTATCCGCAGATAATGCTATTCGTTAACGCCTTTGACGCGATTTGGAATTGGGGACTCATCATTTTTGGAGTTCATCTTCTGCTCACGGGAATCATAGCAATAAGATCTAATATCGTACCGACGATTATGGCAATAATTCTAATCGCCGCATCCGCAAGCTACCTGATCGTCAACCCGGCCTATATGTTGCTTCCCCGCTATTCAACAACAATAGAGATCATAGACAAAATTCTTAAAGTGCCGGCGATGGGAGAGGTAGCGTTCGGCTTATGGTTATTTATACGGGGCGGGAAAAAGAAGTATGGTAAA
This portion of the Sediminispirochaeta bajacaliforniensis DSM 16054 genome encodes:
- a CDS encoding nitrilase family protein; the protein is MNLAVAQFQPKDGDKTYNLSVIDELTGRAKAQKANLISFHEMSITAYTHTKDLDLYALKALAEEVPAGSSTKKLMQISSKHGIPILAGLVEIEGDKIYNTYICVDQNRLVAKYRKLHPFINTHMSPGAGYVLFDLLGWKCGILICYDNNVIENVRATALLGAEIIFAPHVTGCTPSAMPGRGYVEDSKWQNRKEDPVSLRMEFDGPKGRGWLMKWLPARAYDNGVYYAFTNPIGYDGEHLKCGNSMIIDPYGEILSEIRSFDDDITIAKIVKDKIQLSGGYRYRKARRTALYKDIIGQENLGTTKPQWLNSDCSSL
- a CDS encoding helix-turn-helix domain-containing protein: MSDLLKKETGKTTHEHIFYQVFEKAKSLLLGSDMTINEIAYELGFDYPHYFSRLFKKKIGVNLNIYRKKG
- a CDS encoding TetR/AcrR family transcriptional regulator; amino-acid sequence: MSSRPLISACALKLFAERGYDAVGVQEIVDAAGITKPSLYHHFGSKRGLLEALIAPLFQEVNEALAHAASYHHDLPQNLDQAAACFFSFAEKQPLFSRLMLSMIHAPIKSEARLVIQPWLEEQYRTFETLFRLASGDHGNMKGRSKPFAATFLGMLHTYVSLFLDGNTGLDDRVRREAVRQFSHGIYS
- a CDS encoding DUF4386 domain-containing protein — encoded protein: MVEQRLFFFIGEVIPALTQSYQQTFESLIYVNAVQRFSCYILAQVDKAQGGIDMAKENIDEESIHTVSIIAGISFSIMTFAAFFASGFVYDNLIVSYDALTTARNIIESQSLFRAGLCGWLIIIVADVIVAWAFYLFFSCTDKKLSLLSSCLRFLYACILAIAVSCLTFVTILSDTNFARSMNTEQLYPQIMLFVNAFDAIWNWGLIIFGVHLLLTGIIAIRSNIVPTIMAIILIAASASYLIVNPAYMLLPRYSTTIEIIDKILKVPAMGEVAFGLWLFIRGGKKKYGKNFTAAIMKAGTIAF